The genomic segment CACCAAGGAGACCGGTATGGAACTGTACGCGGGGATTGATTTGCACTCAAACAATAGCGTGATCGTGGTGCTCGATTCGAGCGACCGTGTTGTTTGTCAGAAACGCCTGCCCAATCAGCGCGAGACGATTCTCGGTGCCTTGGCTGCGTGTGGCCCGATTGTTTCGGTGGCTGTGGAGTCGACCTACAACTGGTATTTGCTGGTTGATGCGCTGCAAGACGCCGATTATGAGGTGAAGCTGGTCAATACGACGGCTGTTAAACAGTATGACGGACTCAAGCACAGTGGCGATTTGTTATGTGCCTTATTCTCGGTCTGCCGGATGATTCACACCGTCATAGGTTGGCACGTTTGCTATTTTTAAAGGATTAATACCTTCAAGACAAGCAACATTAAAACCGTATTGCGTTGGATTAGATCTGCGTTGATGGTGTGTATATATTCCACAGTTGCTGCAAAAATAATGCTTGGCTGTTTTGGTATTAAATTGATAGAGCTTTAGCAAGCTTTCACCCTTTAATATTTTTATACCTGAAAGTGGAATTGATGCGGCAATTGCGCCCCTTCTTCTGCAAAGAGAGCAATCACAGCGACGCACGTCAATTAAACCATCCGGTAGGTCAAGTTCAAACTCTACAGAACCACAATGGCAAGAAGCCTTGTGCTTAGGTTTTATAAATGCGCCGTCTACTTCCTTCAGGTT from the Iodobacter fluviatilis genome contains:
- a CDS encoding GFA family protein, whose amino-acid sequence is MSINLKEVDGAFIKPKHKASCHCGSVEFELDLPDGLIDVRRCDCSLCRRRGAIAASIPLSGIKILKGESLLKLYQFNTKTAKHYFCSNCGIYTHHQRRSNPTQYGFNVACLEGINPLKIANVPTYDGVNHPADRE
- a CDS encoding IS110 family transposase, with product MELYAGIDLHSNNSVIVVLDSSDRVVCQKRLPNQRETILGALAACGPIVSVAVESTYNWYLLVDALQDADYEVKLVNTTAVKQYDGLKHSGDLLCALFSVCRMIHTVIGWHVCYF